The Etheostoma spectabile isolate EspeVRDwgs_2016 chromosome 9, UIUC_Espe_1.0, whole genome shotgun sequence DNA segment GGGAAAGTGGGGAGCCAATCACTGATGACAGTACCAACCTGCACAAATTCTCCTACAAACTGGAGTACCTTCTACAGGTGTGATTGAGTTTATCTTGCCACACCTAACCCAGTAAATCCAAACTACTTAAGGAACATGTGACAAAATGTATAATTAATGACATGCCTCAAAAAACAATCTatgttcaacatttttttgttccaaCTGCATCTATTTACTGTTTGTATCTATCGTTCAGTTTGACCAAAAAGAGAAGACTACATTTCTTGGTACAAAGAAGGATTATTGGGAATACTTCACTGACTGTCTGGCTAAAATCAAAGGAGCCAATGATGGGATCCGCTTTGTCAAATCTATCACTGAGGTATGACACCACTAACAGAATACTGATTACATACTGATCATAATATCAGATAACTCCTTAAAACATTAGAGAGTAGGCCTACTTTTTTGCCCTCCACACACAGTGACTCAAACAGGTTTTTACTCCACTGACTGTCTAATCtcgtatttatttatttatttattcatttattcattcaggacaatgcacattgatgaacaagcacaacagtacacgtaaatgtgccagattgtagcccaagagctaatttccatctgcagtccaaaaggcaggttggagttacagaaaaaaagacataggatagtcacatttagtatataaagacaagaagaaacaaaacaaaaacaggacaattcattagtaAAAGTTAAAATAGAAACACAAGTTAGCGGTGGTTACACAtttggttagctctaagccacagctttACCTGGCTCTTAAAGAAGGCCAAAGTGGGATGCTCCCTTATAGTTGGGTGTTCCATAATGCACTACCTTGAATAGAGAGTGCATTATGGTTGAAGGAGGTTTTTCTGAGAGGAACCTCACAGCCCCTGTTTACCACAGCTCTGGTGATCTGAGTATGTCTATATTTATAAACTCCAGTAAAGGTGGCGCCAGGCCATGTAGTACTTTATAAATCAAACACAATGAGGAAAATTTACAATAATTATCAAAACTCAATAAGTTATATTTCTCTAAGATATTGCAATGATGATAAGAGAGAGTTTTTTTATCCAGAGTCTTAAGCGCCTTCATCATTGTTCATCTTTCTAATTTTACATCAGTGGTAGGAATAATGACAAAATAGGGCTTGTTGCATTTTATGTATAACCCTCTACTGCATTACTTCTAGAACAATTGAgatgaaaacaatattttagaTAAAATGATGAATTCTCATTGACTTTGTAGTTTTTGACATGTGGGACATCCCTGCAGTTTGAGTGTGAAGTTAACTCTGACTAAAGGCTCTGTGTAAAACATTGTCTTCTTTTGCTTTGATAGCTGAAGACATCCCTTGGGAAAGGACGAGGGTTTATTCGCTACTCCCTTGTACATCAACGACTGGCTGACACCCTGCAGCAGTGCCTGATGAACCAGAGGGTCACCAGGTAAAACTGTCAGATTATGATCGGCTTTTGTTGAAGTGCATGCAAACTGGTAAGAAAATTTAGaaacagtatttgtttttgggTTTACAAGAAAACACTGTGACCAAAAACAAGCTTTTCATTTCCTTATTTGCACTAAAACAAAGCTGATGTGCTGTTGTACTATTTTTACTTCATTTTCCCTTTCTGTTAAAGTAGTAGTTAAAGAACAATAACTGAGAAGAATGAAGTTACTGTTTTCAATGATTTACCAGATATCAAAATGGGTGTATGTGTAGAGCCCTGCTGTAGTATTGTACCAAATACATAACTACAAGGGAAAATCGTAACCGTAAAGAGGAATACAGCTGTCATTTGGTGCCATTAACCCTTTTCTGGTTTAGATGCCACTTTCGTCTTATAAGTGTCAAAATGTGGGACAAAACTTACTTAAGACACTATTATTGCTTCTCATTGTCCCACTATGTCCTGTTATGTCCTCTCCCTCATTTCTCTTTCCACAGTGACTGGTACTACGCAAGAAGCCCCTTCTTGAAGCCCCACCTTAGTGTTGACATAATCAATCACCTGTACGAACTCAATGAGGTCAAGTTTGATGTGGCTTCCAGAGGACACGATCTTGATGCCTCCTGGCCCACTTTCGCAAGGTAACAAACCgtgaaattgaaaatgaaaatgtagcGCATATAAAAATATCTACAAGTTATTAGAGAAACAAATGTCTAAATACAGCCATTCCTTTGCACCTGCTTTAAGTACGGTATCAGGTGTATTTTCTGATCAACAGGAGGACACTGGGAAGTGCAAACTCACCCGGGCACATGTGGAAACCACCCAGTCGCAGTTCCAGTATTAACAGTCTGGCCAGTACCTACTCCCAGGTAACACACTAATACAATCCGGTCATTTTATCACCATTTTCAAAAGGATTGCATGATGTTCATCCCtattcctctctttcttccctTTTCTTCTGGTTACTTGCCACCACCTAGCAAGCACACGAGTTCCCCTCGAGCCCCGACTATGGTCAGGGTCTGCTGAATGACCTGAATGAGTCTCTGCCTGCCTGCACCGAAGACCTTCGTCTGGAGCTGGACCAGTCAGAGCTAAAACAGCGAGAGCTCCTAGATCAGGTGCAGCAGCTAGCCGAGGAGGCTGCTGAGCTCAGGAGCGTAGTTGTGCAACTCCAGAGGCAGCTGGATGCCTCCCTTGCTGCCCAAGAGGAGCAACAAGGCTTGCAGGGAGATATTAAAGCTCTGCAGGGAAGAGAAGATACCCTGTCCAGAGAGGTGGAAGCTCTTAGGACTGGGGAAATAGCCAGGGAGGCTGAAATACAACTGTTTcaggaaaagttggcagctgcTGAGGGGAAGAACGTAGAGCTCCTGGCCAAGTTGGATGGGGTTCTGAATGAGAAGGGCCAGCAGGCTACCAATTACTTTGATTCAGCTCAAAAGATACACGACTTGCTGGACAAGTTAAAAGAGGCAGAGAGTGGGAAGATGGAAGCTGTAGCTgaggcagagaagaagaagagacaggcagagaggcTAGAGGATGAACTGAGAGTCAAGGAGGCAGCTGTAAAGCATGGCGAAACAAAACTTGAAGCATTCGTTAAATCTGCATCTAATGAAAAGGCCAAGTTGGAGGCTAAAGTGGAGGAACAATGCAGTGCTCTTAATGAGCTGCAGGGGGCCTTGACAGTGAGAGAAAAGGAGGCAAACAACCTACAAAGGCAACTGCAGGACCTCCAAAGATCTCtagaagagaaggaaaaagaggtggaggaggtgaAGAGGAGGGCACACCTAGATAAAGATGAAATGCAGAAGAATGCCGGTGGTTTAAAAGAGTCTTTAGAAGCAGAAGTCACTGCCCTTAAGGAGCAGCTAAAGAGGAAAGAGGCAGAGTTTACCTCCAGCTGCAAGACACTACAACAGCTAGAAGCCAAGAACCAAAGCCTGACCACAGAgcgggacaaactgaccactAACCTTGTTGAGCTGGAGGGTAACGTCAAAGAACAAGTCAATAAGATAGAAGACTACAAGACGCAATGCAGCAATCTAATGGAACTAAATAAGAAACTGCTGACCACAGAGAAGAGAAACGAGGAGTTAAAGAAGGAGATGGCAGAACACAGAACAGGGCTTGAAGCTGAGCTAGCAGCTCTAAGAGCTTCTGAGAAACAGCTTCGCGGCCAGCTGGATGATACCAAGATGACAGTGGATGAAAAAGAGAAGCGGTTGCGTGAGGACAACCACAAGTTGGATGAGAGTCTGCAGCAAGCCACCATGGCCGCAAAGCTCTCAGAGGCCACATCAAAGCGGCTAGAGCAGGAGAACCAGAGTCTGAGAGAGGAGCAGGACACTGTGAAAGTAGCTCTTAGCCGCATGCAAGCTGACCTGAAGAGTGTTCATGGGCAGATTGGAGAGTTGGAGAAGAACTTGGGAGCCTCACGCAAGAATGAAGCAAGCCTTCAAGAACAACTCCAAGCCAAAGAGGCCCAGCTGAAAGATAAAGAGAAGAACTTTGTTGAGCTCCAATCTAGGCTAAAATCTCTTGAGGCCAGGGAGAAAGAGCTTGAGATTGCCAAATCTGATGCAGAAGCAACTTGTGCTAAACAGACAGAAATGATTGAAAGGGTTCTCTCTGAGAAGCAGGCGATGGAGAAATCTCAGCTGGAGAGGAGCATG contains these protein-coding regions:
- the fyco1a gene encoding FYVE and coiled-coil domain-containing protein 1, producing MAAGATVGESQLQRIIRDLHEAVAELAKEYRESGEPITDDSTNLHKFSYKLEYLLQFDQKEKTTFLGTKKDYWEYFTDCLAKIKGANDGIRFVKSITELKTSLGKGRGFIRYSLVHQRLADTLQQCLMNQRVTSDWYYARSPFLKPHLSVDIINHLYELNEVKFDVASRGHDLDASWPTFARRTLGSANSPGHMWKPPSRSSSINSLASTYSQQAHEFPSSPDYGQGLLNDLNESLPACTEDLRLELDQSELKQRELLDQVQQLAEEAAELRSVVVQLQRQLDASLAAQEEQQGLQGDIKALQGREDTLSREVEALRTGEIAREAEIQLFQEKLAAAEGKNVELLAKLDGVLNEKGQQATNYFDSAQKIHDLLDKLKEAESGKMEAVAEAEKKKRQAERLEDELRVKEAAVKHGETKLEAFVKSASNEKAKLEAKVEEQCSALNELQGALTVREKEANNLQRQLQDLQRSLEEKEKEVEEVKRRAHLDKDEMQKNAGGLKESLEAEVTALKEQLKRKEAEFTSSCKTLQQLEAKNQSLTTERDKLTTNLVELEGNVKEQVNKIEDYKTQCSNLMELNKKLLTTEKRNEELKKEMAEHRTGLEAELAALRASEKQLRGQLDDTKMTVDEKEKRLREDNHKLDESLQQATMAAKLSEATSKRLEQENQSLREEQDTVKVALSRMQADLKSVHGQIGELEKNLGASRKNEASLQEQLQAKEAQLKDKEKNFVELQSRLKSLEAREKELEIAKSDAEATCAKQTEMIERVLSEKQAMEKSQLERSMVQAKENQEVTGKLEGQLEVCMKEVSRLQAETLDLRVRLQRSEEQMLKSQAQLEVTEAQRDELRTLTEHLKAQTEALNQRHVTELMESKKKEEALVEQCDREVSAHAEVSISAAAVREELSTLKAENGRLALENSEIRDGLHRANTEMAELGMTICKLGAEKEKAREHWAEDAARIKEMEKELERLEESMDELQLENNRLREELTQKEKLPETVMELQEQLNQMQSVIDSRREEADAAKFQMSSENMNHQIQMKSVNEQLDNMKAQLQEELKNVSSLQAKVSELEAVNEQYLQLTGEKDSHITKTETTIRESESEIQQLRAALTSAEEAHSAMQKVSEELKQKLNTTEAASQSQFLRMTAEIDDLNRTKTILEERLIELLRDKDALWQKSDALEFEQKLRAEERWWLVDKEATNCLGCQGQFSWWLRRHHCRLCGRIFCYYCSNNFVMTKHSGKKERCCRDCYTQHSAVVERFTEAELSPSDTLPLPPGAEPQPPPEPAPYIPTPRVTVSDPSNRSDDGVFDIITEEEVNGVYDSDTISQTTGGSLEGEQDRRPPGSLDIGIGDLTPDDPEEHVPTVQDSEINLLKSGEVTMAVPLSIDDISQFGDSSRELFVKSSCYSVITVAVRDCGPTISWVFSSEPKSISFSVVYRESTDTHVEQSKVLISLTRCNSHKETIQGQLKVRNPGFYTLIFDNSFSRFISKKVFYHLTMERPIIYDGSDFP